A section of the Rossellomorea marisflavi genome encodes:
- a CDS encoding STAS domain-containing protein: MSVETQEIVKLKEEVQELKRKLEEAEREITDISAPVIPSIVPETILIPIMGRLSQERFEAIITKILDVSYNQDINTIIVDFSGIRDKDIGETDVFGMNIHNMAKAVQLMGIEILFVGFTPSLTQIVIQSDVREVGQIKSFLSFKTALQYLMSEKSLSFQEK; the protein is encoded by the coding sequence ATGAGTGTGGAGACACAGGAAATCGTTAAGCTAAAAGAAGAGGTCCAGGAATTGAAAAGAAAACTGGAGGAAGCAGAGCGCGAAATCACGGATATTTCGGCACCTGTCATTCCTTCCATCGTTCCTGAAACCATTCTCATCCCAATCATGGGAAGACTCTCCCAGGAAAGGTTTGAGGCCATCATCACCAAAATCCTGGATGTATCCTATAATCAGGACATCAATACGATCATCGTTGATTTTTCCGGTATAAGGGATAAGGACATCGGTGAGACTGACGTGTTCGGCATGAATATTCATAATATGGCCAAAGCAGTACAGCTTATGGGAATCGAGATCCTTTTCGTCGGGTTCACCCCGTCCCTTACCCAGATCGTGATTCAATCAGATGTAAGGGAAGTCGGGCAGATTAAAAGCTTTCTCAGTTTCAAAACGGCTCTGCAGTACCTGATGAGTGAAAAGAGTCTTTCCTTCCAAGAAAAATGA
- a CDS encoding alpha/beta fold hydrolase, translating to MKRFFKWAGILLLALIVIGGLSFYVWSQQTYSATSSLKEKVDLQKAEAKDGKWLVFEGEGDKGVILYPGAKVEKEAYAYIGQELSERGYTVVIPDVPLNLAFFGVNVPDEIMKEYKGVEEWYLSGHSLGGVAASSYAADHPDKVKGIIYLASYPAESTDFSSSDLSFLSIWAENDGLATKEKIDKSKSLLPADTEFHEVKGGNHAGFGVYGAQKGDGKATKSVWDQQDEVIKTIDEWIQGRAG from the coding sequence ATGAAACGATTTTTTAAATGGGCAGGAATTCTTCTGCTCGCTTTGATTGTCATAGGAGGTCTATCCTTTTATGTATGGTCCCAGCAAACCTACTCGGCCACTTCATCGCTTAAGGAAAAGGTGGACCTTCAAAAAGCCGAGGCAAAGGATGGCAAGTGGCTGGTGTTTGAAGGAGAGGGGGATAAGGGTGTGATCCTTTACCCCGGGGCCAAAGTGGAAAAGGAGGCCTATGCCTATATTGGGCAGGAGCTATCTGAGCGGGGGTATACCGTGGTGATTCCGGATGTACCATTGAACCTTGCATTCTTCGGGGTGAACGTACCGGATGAGATCATGAAAGAATATAAGGGTGTGGAGGAATGGTACTTATCGGGACATTCTCTAGGGGGCGTTGCTGCATCAAGCTATGCTGCTGACCACCCGGACAAGGTGAAAGGGATCATTTACCTTGCATCGTACCCTGCCGAGTCCACAGACTTTTCTTCATCCGACCTGTCGTTTCTGAGTATCTGGGCCGAGAATGACGGCCTGGCTACCAAGGAAAAGATCGACAAGAGCAAATCCCTTCTGCCTGCAGATACGGAGTTTCATGAAGTCAAGGGCGGGAACCACGCAGGCTTCGGTGTATACGGTGCTCAAAAGGGAGACGGGAAAGCAACAAAATCAGTATGGGATCAGCAGGATGAAGTCATTAAAACAATCGATGAATGGATTCAGGGAAGGGCCGGATAA
- a CDS encoding PrkA family serine protein kinase, whose protein sequence is MDILKRIEHFREEEEKLKWEGTFAQYLDLLKEKQWVGQSAHSRVFNMIKDAGVEDIEGKRKYNFFSDQLFGLEEALERLVEEYFHPAAKRLDVRKRILLLMGPVSGGKSTLVAMLKRGLEQYSRSERGAVFSIKGCPMHEDPLHLIPQHLREEFFEEYGIRIEGNLSPLNTMRLEKEYHGRIEDVQVERVFFSEDKRVGIGTFSPSDPKSQDIADLTGSIDFSTIAEYGSESDPRAYRFDGELNKANRGLMEFQEMLKCDEKFLWHLLSLTQEGNFKAGRFALISADELIVAHTNETEYRSFIANKKNEALHSRIIVMPVPYNLKVTQEEKIYEKMINESDVNNVHVAPHTLRVAAMFTILTRLKEPKRGDIDLIKKMRLYDGESVEGFNSADVDEMKKEYQDEGMSGIDPRYVINRISSTIIRKEVPTINALDVLRALKEGLDQHPSITAELREKYLNFISLARKEYDDIAKKEVQKAFVYSYEESAKTLMDNYLDNVEAYCNKAKLHDPLTGEEINPDEKLMRSIEEQIGISENAKKAFREEILIRISAYARKGKRFDYNSHDRLREAIQKKLFADLKDVVKITTSSKTPDEQQLKKVNEVVARLIDEHGYNSTSANELLRYVGSLLNR, encoded by the coding sequence ATGGATATCTTAAAAAGAATTGAACATTTTCGAGAAGAAGAAGAAAAGCTGAAATGGGAAGGGACGTTTGCACAGTACCTGGATCTACTGAAAGAAAAACAGTGGGTCGGTCAGTCAGCACATTCACGGGTTTTTAATATGATCAAAGACGCAGGCGTGGAGGATATAGAGGGCAAGCGGAAGTACAATTTCTTCAGTGATCAATTATTTGGTCTAGAGGAAGCACTCGAACGCCTGGTAGAAGAATATTTTCATCCGGCGGCGAAGCGGCTGGATGTCCGTAAGCGGATCCTTCTTCTGATGGGTCCTGTCAGTGGAGGAAAGTCGACCCTGGTGGCGATGTTGAAACGGGGTCTGGAACAATACTCAAGATCCGAACGAGGAGCGGTCTTCTCCATTAAAGGTTGTCCGATGCATGAAGATCCGCTTCATCTCATTCCTCAGCATCTCCGGGAGGAATTCTTTGAAGAATATGGCATCCGGATCGAGGGGAATCTATCCCCGCTTAATACCATGAGGCTTGAGAAGGAGTACCACGGACGCATCGAGGATGTGCAAGTGGAAAGGGTTTTCTTCTCTGAAGATAAACGTGTCGGTATCGGGACATTCAGTCCGTCCGATCCTAAATCCCAGGATATTGCCGATTTGACGGGCAGCATCGATTTCTCGACCATTGCTGAGTATGGATCCGAATCTGATCCGAGGGCGTACCGCTTCGACGGGGAGCTGAACAAAGCAAACCGTGGACTGATGGAGTTCCAGGAGATGCTGAAATGCGATGAAAAGTTCCTTTGGCATTTATTATCCCTGACGCAGGAAGGGAATTTTAAAGCCGGACGATTTGCATTGATTTCTGCAGATGAGCTGATTGTGGCCCACACGAATGAAACGGAGTACCGCTCCTTCATTGCGAACAAGAAGAATGAGGCCCTTCACTCAAGGATCATCGTCATGCCGGTTCCGTATAATCTCAAAGTCACTCAGGAAGAAAAAATTTATGAAAAAATGATCAATGAAAGCGATGTGAATAATGTCCATGTGGCCCCACATACTCTGAGGGTGGCAGCCATGTTCACGATTCTGACGCGCTTGAAAGAACCGAAACGCGGAGATATCGACCTCATCAAAAAAATGCGCCTGTACGACGGCGAGAGTGTCGAAGGATTCAACTCGGCCGACGTTGATGAAATGAAAAAAGAGTATCAGGATGAAGGAATGAGCGGAATTGATCCGCGGTATGTGATCAACAGGATCTCCTCTACCATCATCCGGAAAGAAGTGCCGACGATCAACGCATTGGATGTCCTCCGTGCACTTAAGGAAGGACTGGATCAGCATCCGTCCATCACAGCCGAGCTTCGGGAGAAGTACCTGAACTTCATATCACTTGCCCGAAAAGAATACGATGACATTGCGAAGAAAGAAGTACAGAAAGCCTTTGTGTACTCTTATGAGGAATCAGCCAAGACCCTCATGGATAACTATCTCGATAATGTCGAAGCGTATTGCAACAAGGCGAAGCTCCATGATCCGCTCACCGGGGAAGAAATCAATCCGGATGAAAAACTCATGCGCTCCATCGAAGAACAGATCGGGATCTCTGAAAATGCGAAAAAAGCGTTCAGGGAAGAGATCCTCATCAGAATTTCCGCCTATGCCCGTAAAGGGAAGCGGTTCGACTACAATTCCCACGACCGCCTGAGGGAAGCCATCCAGAAGAAACTATTTGCCGATTTGAAAGACGTTGTGAAAATCACGACATCTTCCAAGACGCCTGATGAGCAACAGCTGAAAAAGGTCAATGAAGTCGTGGCGAGACTCATCGATGAGCACGGATATAATTCAACAAGTGCCAATGAGCTCCTTCGCTATGTAGGAAGTCTCCTGAATCGTTAA
- a CDS encoding amidase domain-containing protein encodes MIRRVLMGNIGVVINDFTSSSHSEFEKVNRKKESFRKREALLLKVGATGRIHTIDKQRDGTEKVTYSVHYTYFIKHGDHYYLEEEVENRRAVHYGGVIYEDVEEPIPAMEPGVDEEESREGERLEYRYDRHAAVQYAEKWWNSYNPAFKKFENDCTNFISQCLHAGDAPMRGYPTKGKGWWMRNQSWSYSWTVAHSLRQYIPNSSVGLRGKLVDSPDKLKLGDVICYDFEGDGRFDHTTIVTGRDADGMPLVNAHTYNCRMRYWNYEDSTAYTPNIKYKFLTIMDDC; translated from the coding sequence ATGATCAGAAGGGTATTAATGGGGAACATCGGGGTCGTGATCAATGATTTCACTTCAAGCAGTCACTCGGAGTTCGAGAAGGTCAATCGCAAGAAGGAGTCCTTCAGGAAACGTGAGGCATTGCTGCTCAAGGTGGGAGCGACTGGAAGGATCCATACCATCGACAAACAAAGGGACGGTACAGAAAAGGTCACTTATTCTGTTCACTATACGTATTTCATCAAGCATGGAGATCACTACTATCTTGAAGAGGAAGTGGAAAACCGGAGAGCTGTTCATTATGGCGGAGTGATCTATGAAGACGTGGAAGAGCCCATTCCTGCCATGGAGCCTGGTGTAGATGAGGAGGAGTCGCGAGAAGGGGAAAGGCTCGAATACCGCTATGATCGCCATGCTGCCGTTCAATACGCGGAAAAATGGTGGAACAGCTATAACCCGGCCTTTAAAAAGTTCGAGAACGACTGTACGAATTTCATTTCACAGTGCCTTCATGCAGGGGATGCCCCCATGAGGGGATACCCGACCAAGGGAAAAGGGTGGTGGATGAGGAATCAGAGCTGGAGCTACAGTTGGACCGTCGCCCATTCCCTTCGGCAGTATATCCCGAATTCATCAGTGGGACTCCGAGGGAAGCTGGTGGACTCTCCCGATAAGCTGAAACTTGGGGATGTGATTTGCTATGATTTTGAAGGGGACGGACGGTTCGATCATACGACCATCGTGACAGGGCGGGATGCAGACGGGATGCCGCTGGTGAATGCCCACACGTATAATTGCCGCATGAGGTACTGGAACTACGAGGATTCCACTGCTTACACCCCCAACATCAAGTATAAATTCCTGACAATCATGGACGATTGCTGA
- the queG gene encoding tRNA epoxyqueuosine(34) reductase QueG encodes MDMEQLKSDIISYSKTIGIDKIGFTTADTFTEMKNRLIRQEMAGFQSGFEEPDIEKRVDPSLTFDQPRSIIAIALAYPSRMKDAPRSKRGERRGIFCRASWGTDYHHVLRDRLKKLEEYIVSRIPEARFRSMVDTGELVDRAVSERAGIGWSGKNCSIITPEFGSYVYLGEMITNLPFSPDKPIEDGCGTCNKCVDVCPTGALIEGGRLDAQKCIAFLTQTKGFLKDEYRVKLGNRIYGCDTCQTVCPENKGKDFHLHEEMEPDPEVAKPLLKPLLTISNRDFKETYGHISGSWRGKKPIQRNAIIALAHYKDETAIPDLIGVLKNDVRPVMRGTSAWALGKIGGQEAEEALKHQIENEADPEVLAEIQKGLHLMTE; translated from the coding sequence ATGGACATGGAACAGTTGAAGTCGGATATCATTTCCTATAGTAAAACGATCGGCATCGATAAGATTGGTTTTACTACGGCGGATACATTCACGGAAATGAAGAATCGCCTCATCCGTCAGGAAATGGCGGGGTTCCAATCGGGTTTTGAAGAACCGGACATCGAAAAGCGTGTTGACCCGTCCCTCACATTCGATCAACCCCGATCCATTATTGCCATCGCCCTTGCCTACCCTTCAAGGATGAAGGACGCCCCAAGGAGCAAGAGGGGTGAACGTAGGGGGATCTTCTGCAGGGCTTCCTGGGGAACGGACTATCATCATGTCCTAAGGGATCGGTTGAAGAAGCTCGAAGAATACATCGTGTCCCGTATACCTGAGGCACGGTTCAGGTCCATGGTGGACACAGGAGAACTCGTGGACCGAGCAGTATCAGAACGGGCGGGTATTGGATGGAGCGGGAAGAACTGCTCGATCATTACACCTGAATTCGGTTCGTACGTCTACCTTGGGGAGATGATCACCAATCTACCCTTTTCACCGGACAAGCCCATTGAAGACGGCTGCGGCACCTGCAATAAATGTGTGGATGTATGTCCGACTGGCGCACTGATAGAGGGGGGCAGGCTCGATGCTCAGAAGTGCATTGCATTCCTGACGCAGACAAAGGGATTCCTTAAGGATGAGTACCGGGTCAAGCTGGGTAATCGGATTTACGGATGCGATACATGTCAGACGGTATGTCCTGAGAATAAGGGAAAAGACTTTCACCTCCATGAGGAAATGGAGCCGGATCCTGAAGTGGCCAAACCGCTCTTGAAGCCGCTTCTGACGATTTCAAACCGGGATTTCAAGGAAACATACGGTCACATCTCCGGTTCTTGGAGGGGGAAGAAGCCCATCCAGAGAAACGCCATCATTGCACTTGCACATTACAAAGATGAAACCGCAATCCCTGATCTGATCGGGGTTTTGAAGAATGATGTCCGTCCTGTCATGAGGGGAACCTCGGCCTGGGCCCTCGGGAAAATCGGTGGACAGGAAGCGGAAGAAGCGTTGAAACATCAGATCGAGAATGAAGCGGACCCCGAAGTACTGGCAGAAATTCAAAAGGGTCTCCATTTGATGACAGAATAG
- the nfsA gene encoding oxygen-insensitive NADPH nitroreductase yields the protein MNETIETILKHRSIRQFTDQTLTDEEILTIVGSAQAASTSSYIQAYTIIGVKDPEKKKKLAELAGNQSYVEHNGHFFVFCADLHRHEKIGEWEGADVVPTLESTEKFMVALIDAALAAQNASLAAESMGLGICYIGGIRNDLEQVSEVLNLPDRVVPLFGLAVGHPAHESDVKPRLPFEAVYHEDGYERDEEKMKDTLKEYDDTISSYYHARTAGKRSDRWSGQMANMLSNRPRMYMKEFVEKKGFNKQ from the coding sequence ATGAATGAAACAATAGAAACGATACTCAAGCACCGTTCCATCCGACAGTTTACGGATCAAACCTTGACTGATGAGGAAATCCTTACGATTGTAGGCTCTGCTCAAGCTGCAAGCACGTCAAGCTACATACAGGCGTATACGATCATCGGGGTGAAGGACCCTGAGAAGAAGAAGAAACTCGCCGAGCTCGCCGGGAATCAATCCTATGTAGAGCATAACGGTCACTTCTTCGTGTTCTGTGCCGACCTCCATCGTCATGAAAAGATCGGTGAGTGGGAAGGAGCCGATGTGGTTCCGACACTTGAAAGTACCGAAAAATTCATGGTGGCCCTCATCGATGCGGCACTGGCAGCGCAAAACGCATCGCTTGCGGCAGAATCCATGGGTCTTGGTATCTGCTATATCGGCGGGATCCGCAACGATCTTGAACAAGTTAGTGAAGTATTGAATCTTCCCGACCGGGTCGTTCCGTTGTTCGGTCTTGCAGTGGGACATCCTGCACATGAATCCGACGTGAAACCGAGGCTTCCATTTGAAGCCGTCTACCATGAAGATGGATATGAACGGGATGAAGAGAAGATGAAGGATACATTGAAAGAGTACGATGATACCATTTCTTCCTATTACCACGCCCGTACAGCCGGGAAACGATCCGACCGCTGGAGTGGCCAGATGGCCAATATGCTTTCGAACAGACCCCGCATGTATATGAAGGAGTTTGTGGAGAAAAAAGGATTCAATAAGCAATGA
- a CDS encoding B3/4 domain-containing protein, whose product MEIIIDSTLKEKVPDFKAGIIHYRGIEVGESPQMLKGRLQLFQESIYFDLQDQSVTDFPGISEWRDVFRKTGKDPNRYRHSAEALYRRIGKQNYLGTINSAIDLNNFFSLRYQVPVGVYDWNKVDGNSLTLRVGGPGESYKGLNGRDNSLEGLIIACDGSGPFGSPFVDSARAPVDEKTTEAVQIIYMKPSLSSDECDQLTSSLEEMFIGIHGGEATHTVVTTDY is encoded by the coding sequence GTGGAAATCATCATTGATTCAACATTGAAAGAAAAGGTCCCCGATTTCAAGGCAGGGATCATTCACTATAGGGGCATCGAGGTCGGGGAATCCCCACAGATGCTCAAAGGGCGTCTTCAGCTTTTTCAAGAGTCCATTTACTTTGACCTTCAGGATCAAAGCGTGACGGACTTTCCGGGGATCAGCGAATGGCGAGATGTATTCAGGAAGACCGGAAAAGATCCCAACCGCTACCGTCATTCAGCTGAGGCGCTCTACAGGAGAATCGGGAAACAGAATTATCTAGGTACGATCAATTCGGCTATCGACCTCAATAATTTCTTTTCCCTCCGCTATCAAGTGCCCGTCGGAGTATACGACTGGAACAAGGTGGACGGCAACTCCCTCACCCTGCGCGTAGGGGGGCCCGGAGAATCATACAAAGGGCTGAACGGCAGGGACAATTCACTTGAAGGTCTGATCATTGCTTGCGATGGATCGGGTCCATTTGGAAGTCCGTTTGTGGACTCGGCACGTGCGCCTGTCGATGAGAAGACAACGGAGGCTGTTCAGATCATCTACATGAAACCTTCACTGTCATCGGACGAATGCGATCAGCTTACTTCTTCCCTCGAGGAAATGTTCATCGGCATCCACGGCGGTGAAGCCACACATACGGTCGTCACGACGGATTATTGA
- the trmL gene encoding tRNA (uridine(34)/cytosine(34)/5-carboxymethylaminomethyluridine(34)-2'-O)-methyltransferase TrmL, producing the protein MGVHVVLYQPEIPANTGNIARTCAATDTTLHLIRPLGFSTDDKMLKRAGLDYWEFVEIIYYDSLEEFFEKNAEGEFFYLTKYGKIPHTTFDYSDVEKDHYFIFGKETTGLPDEIIEQNMDRALRIPMNGNVRSLNLSNTAAILVYEALRQKGYPGLD; encoded by the coding sequence TTGGGAGTACATGTTGTTTTATATCAACCGGAAATCCCCGCCAATACGGGGAATATCGCACGTACGTGTGCAGCCACTGATACGACGCTCCACCTGATCCGTCCACTTGGTTTTTCCACGGACGATAAGATGCTGAAGCGTGCAGGGCTGGATTATTGGGAATTCGTTGAGATCATCTATTATGATTCCTTGGAGGAATTCTTCGAAAAGAATGCTGAAGGGGAGTTCTTTTATCTGACCAAATACGGTAAGATCCCCCATACAACGTTCGACTACAGCGATGTAGAGAAAGATCATTATTTCATCTTTGGAAAAGAGACGACTGGTCTTCCCGATGAAATAATCGAACAGAATATGGACCGTGCGCTGCGGATTCCCATGAATGGGAATGTACGCTCATTGAACCTGTCCAATACTGCGGCGATCCTCGTGTATGAGGCCCTTCGTCAAAAAGGGTACCCCGGACTCGATTGA
- the yhbH gene encoding sporulation protein YhbH, with product MDNHQFVISKEDWALHRKGHDDQQRHQEKVQDAIRNNLPDLITEENIVMSNGRDVVKIPIRSLDEYKIRYNYDKNKHVGQGDGESQVGDVVARDGNPQQGPGKGKGAGDKAGEDYYEAEVSLMEIEDALFKQLELPNLKKKEQDVQTVEHIEFNDIRKTGLMGNIDKKKTMMSAFKRNAMTGTPGFHPITREDLKFRTWNEVLKPESKAVVLAMMDTSGSMGVWEKYMARSFFFWMTRFLRTKYETVEIEFIAHHTEAKVVSEEHFFSKGESGGTICSSAYRKALELIDYKYAPSRYNIYPFHFSDGDNLTSDNVRCVKLVEELMKVSSMFGYGEVNQYNRHSTLMSAYKNIKNEDFRYFILKQKADVFHAMKSFFHNSGDKAALA from the coding sequence ATGGATAATCATCAATTTGTCATTTCCAAAGAAGATTGGGCCCTCCACCGTAAAGGTCATGACGATCAACAGCGTCATCAGGAAAAGGTACAGGATGCAATCAGGAATAATCTTCCGGATTTGATCACAGAAGAAAACATCGTCATGTCTAATGGAAGAGACGTTGTGAAGATACCGATCCGGTCATTGGATGAATACAAGATCCGCTATAATTATGATAAAAACAAGCACGTCGGCCAGGGTGATGGAGAAAGCCAGGTGGGGGATGTTGTTGCTAGGGATGGGAACCCTCAACAAGGGCCCGGAAAAGGGAAAGGGGCAGGGGACAAAGCCGGTGAAGATTACTACGAAGCCGAGGTCTCTCTCATGGAAATCGAAGATGCCCTTTTTAAACAGCTTGAACTGCCGAACCTGAAGAAAAAGGAGCAGGACGTGCAGACGGTGGAACATATTGAATTCAACGATATCCGCAAGACGGGCCTGATGGGCAATATTGATAAAAAGAAAACCATGATGTCGGCATTCAAAAGGAACGCCATGACGGGGACACCTGGATTCCATCCGATTACAAGGGAGGATCTGAAGTTCCGGACGTGGAATGAAGTGCTGAAGCCGGAATCTAAGGCTGTTGTACTGGCCATGATGGATACAAGCGGATCTATGGGGGTTTGGGAAAAGTATATGGCCAGAAGTTTCTTCTTCTGGATGACGCGCTTCCTCAGGACGAAATATGAAACGGTGGAGATTGAGTTCATCGCTCACCACACCGAGGCAAAGGTCGTTTCTGAAGAACACTTCTTTTCCAAGGGGGAAAGCGGAGGTACGATTTGCTCGTCCGCCTACCGGAAGGCTTTGGAGCTCATCGACTACAAATATGCGCCAAGCAGGTATAATATTTACCCATTCCACTTCTCCGATGGAGATAATCTCACATCTGATAACGTCAGATGCGTCAAACTGGTGGAGGAGCTTATGAAGGTATCGAGTATGTTCGGGTATGGGGAAGTGAATCAGTATAACCGCCACTCGACCTTGATGTCGGCATATAAAAACATTAAGAACGAAGATTTCCGTTATTTTATCTTGAAGCAGAAAGCGGATGTGTTCCATGCGATGAAAAGCTTCTTTCACAACTCAGGTGACAAAGCAGCACTTGCTTGA